The proteins below come from a single Sandaracinaceae bacterium genomic window:
- a CDS encoding glutathione S-transferase family protein → MTYVIYGAPGSGSGIVEAACAELGVEYEVRDLDARNDAHREAGYAALNPHRKMPTLEVDGEIVTESVAILLTLDERHPEGGLLPAPGSKDRAQALRWMLFLATEIYPLVEMIDYPERFGGAAVRESAERMTRERWRVLEAGLRGAPYCVPSGFSATDLYITKLAVWLDADWRREHLPKVDALTTAVRARPALAPVWARHIR, encoded by the coding sequence GTGACGTACGTGATCTACGGGGCGCCCGGATCGGGGTCGGGGATCGTCGAGGCGGCGTGCGCGGAGCTCGGCGTGGAGTACGAGGTCCGGGATCTCGACGCGCGCAACGACGCGCACCGCGAGGCGGGCTACGCGGCGCTCAACCCGCACCGGAAGATGCCGACGCTCGAGGTCGACGGTGAGATCGTCACCGAGTCGGTCGCGATCCTGCTCACGCTCGACGAGCGCCACCCCGAGGGCGGCCTGCTGCCGGCGCCGGGCTCGAAGGACCGCGCGCAGGCGCTGCGCTGGATGCTGTTCCTGGCCACCGAGATCTACCCGCTGGTCGAGATGATCGACTACCCCGAGCGCTTCGGCGGCGCGGCCGTGCGCGAGAGCGCGGAGCGCATGACCCGCGAGCGATGGCGCGTGCTCGAGGCGGGCCTCCGCGGCGCGCCGTACTGTGTGCCGAGCGGCTTCTCCGCCACCGACCTCTACATCACGAAGCTCGCGGTCTGGCTCGACGCCGACTGGCGGCGCGAACACCTGCCGAAGGTCGACGCGCTGACCACCGCCGTGCGGGCGCGGCCAGCCCTCGCGCCCGTCTGGGCGCGCCACATCCGGTGA